One part of the Rothia sp. ZJ932 genome encodes these proteins:
- the lgt gene encoding prolipoprotein diacylglyceryl transferase: MNEVIIASLPSPDVSQIRLGPLTIHFYALCILTGIIVCLLLTSRRWKSWGFNPDNVWDIAMWAIPFGIVGARMYHVLITDPTTYFGEGANPLDTFKIWEGGIGIMGAISVGALGAYLACRKYGVSFARFADAVAPGILIAQGIGRWGNWFNQELFGKPTSLPWGLEIDPNGYTFPDQYEPGTLFHPTFLYESIWNIVGALGIMWLAYKLRWKLGQTFWAYVAYYSFGRLMIEIFLRIDASQELFGLRIHVLTSGVLLLLGVIGFIIAGQRGRHRADSDALTSDRAATGSVSAR, translated from the coding sequence ATGAACGAGGTAATCATCGCGTCTCTACCATCCCCCGATGTTTCGCAGATTCGCCTGGGTCCGCTCACCATTCACTTTTATGCCCTGTGTATTCTCACAGGCATCATCGTGTGCTTGCTGCTGACCTCTCGCCGCTGGAAGTCCTGGGGCTTCAACCCCGATAACGTGTGGGATATCGCCATGTGGGCTATTCCTTTCGGTATCGTGGGGGCGCGCATGTATCACGTGCTAATCACTGACCCAACGACCTATTTCGGCGAGGGAGCTAACCCCCTAGATACCTTCAAAATCTGGGAGGGCGGCATCGGTATTATGGGTGCTATTTCGGTGGGTGCTTTGGGTGCCTACCTTGCCTGCCGCAAATACGGGGTTTCTTTCGCTCGATTTGCGGACGCGGTGGCACCGGGCATCCTGATTGCTCAGGGCATCGGGCGCTGGGGTAACTGGTTCAACCAGGAGCTCTTTGGCAAACCCACCTCGCTGCCGTGGGGGCTTGAGATCGACCCGAACGGTTACACTTTCCCTGATCAGTATGAACCCGGCACCCTGTTTCACCCGACCTTCCTCTACGAGTCAATCTGGAACATCGTTGGTGCCTTGGGCATCATGTGGCTGGCTTATAAGCTGCGCTGGAAGCTGGGGCAGACCTTCTGGGCGTATGTTGCCTACTATAGTTTTGGTCGCCTGATGATTGAGATCTTCTTGCGTATCGATGCCTCCCAGGAGCTCTTTGGTCTGCGTATTCACGTACTGACCTCAGGTGTGCTTTTGCTGTTGGGCGTTATTGGCTTTATCATCGCAGGTCAGCGTGGCCGGCACCGTGCTGACTCCGATGCGCTGACCTCCGATAGGGCGGCAACTGGCTCGGTCTCTGCTCGGTAA
- the trpA gene encoding tryptophan synthase subunit alpha codes for MSFHDFTPGLAKYSAVERKFPAANPDSRLAAKLAECKNEGRAALIGYLPVGFPTVDESIAAAIALGNNGCDIIELGVPYSDPVMDGPVIQQATADALAAGFRLDDLFRAVAEITAATDAVVVVMTYWNPVLRRGVDQFATELAAAGGAGIITPDLVPDEASTWLEVSEKHGLDRIFLAAISSSTERLHTVAQASSGFVYAVSVMGVTGARSSVSTAAQQLVADIREAGADNVCVGLGVSKREHVEEISAYADGVIVGTALVKALAEQGVDGVATLTRELAGRA; via the coding sequence ATGAGCTTTCACGATTTCACCCCTGGTCTGGCAAAGTACTCAGCGGTCGAACGTAAATTCCCCGCGGCAAACCCCGATTCTCGTCTGGCAGCTAAATTAGCTGAGTGTAAGAATGAAGGACGCGCCGCCCTGATTGGCTACCTGCCGGTAGGTTTTCCCACCGTCGATGAATCCATTGCCGCTGCCATTGCCTTGGGCAATAACGGTTGTGACATCATCGAGTTGGGCGTTCCCTACTCAGACCCTGTCATGGATGGTCCCGTGATTCAGCAGGCAACCGCTGACGCCCTGGCTGCGGGCTTCCGACTGGACGATCTCTTCCGCGCTGTTGCTGAGATTACCGCCGCTACCGACGCTGTTGTTGTGGTGATGACCTACTGGAACCCGGTACTGCGCCGTGGCGTCGATCAGTTCGCAACTGAACTAGCAGCAGCCGGTGGTGCGGGCATCATTACCCCTGACCTTGTACCCGATGAGGCAAGTACCTGGCTTGAGGTGTCAGAGAAACACGGTCTTGACCGCATTTTCCTTGCTGCTATTTCATCAAGCACAGAGCGTCTGCACACCGTGGCGCAGGCTTCTAGCGGTTTCGTATACGCTGTGTCAGTCATGGGTGTGACCGGCGCTCGCTCGTCAGTTTCGACTGCCGCCCAGCAGCTGGTTGCTGATATTCGCGAGGCAGGTGCCGATAACGTCTGCGTTGGCTTGGGCGTATCAAAGCGCGAGCATGTAGAAGAGATTAGTGCTTACGCAGACGGTGTGATTGTGGGTACCGCTTTGGTCAAAGCGTTGGCTGAACAGGGTGTAGACGGCGTTGCTACGCTTACCCGAGAATTAGCAGGGCGTGCATGA
- the trpB gene encoding tryptophan synthase subunit beta, producing MSENLADTFLGEGFSLKNAPGPYFGEYGGRWMPESLMKAIDELEDTFNKAKEDPRFLDEFRKLSREYSNRPSLLTEVPRFASHAGVRFFLKREDLNHTGSHKINNVIGQALLAKRMGKTRLIAETGAGQHGVATATAAALFGMECVVYMGEEDTERQALNVARMQLLGAKVIAVQNGSRTLKDAINEALRDWVANVDNTHYLLGTAAGAHPFPAMVRYFHDAIGTEAREQILEATGRLPDGIAACVGGGSNAIGMFHAFLDDHDVKIYGFEAGGDGIDTDRHAATISLGRPGVLHGAMTYLMQDEDGQTIESHSISAGLDYPGVGPEHSFLSDIKRVSYQPVTDTEAMDALRLLCRTEGIIPAIESAHALAGALRVAREWVAEDPENAAEKVMVVCLSGRGDKDMSTALEWFGLGKAIPSSTLQTGNTEAAADAATESEGK from the coding sequence ATGAGTGAAAACCTAGCTGACACTTTCTTAGGCGAGGGATTCTCGCTGAAAAACGCTCCCGGGCCTTACTTTGGTGAGTACGGTGGGCGCTGGATGCCCGAATCACTCATGAAAGCCATCGACGAACTCGAAGACACCTTTAATAAGGCGAAAGAGGATCCCAGGTTTCTGGACGAGTTCCGCAAACTTTCGCGCGAGTATTCTAACCGCCCCTCACTGCTGACCGAAGTGCCCCGTTTTGCAAGCCATGCGGGCGTGCGTTTCTTCCTCAAACGTGAAGACCTCAACCACACCGGTAGCCACAAAATTAACAACGTGATTGGTCAGGCACTGCTGGCAAAGCGCATGGGTAAAACCCGCCTGATTGCTGAAACCGGTGCTGGTCAGCACGGTGTTGCTACCGCCACAGCAGCCGCCCTGTTCGGCATGGAATGCGTTGTCTACATGGGCGAAGAAGACACCGAACGTCAGGCACTCAACGTTGCACGTATGCAGCTGCTGGGCGCTAAAGTGATTGCTGTTCAGAATGGCTCACGCACCCTCAAAGATGCTATTAACGAAGCCCTGCGCGATTGGGTTGCCAATGTCGATAATACCCACTACCTGCTGGGTACTGCAGCCGGCGCGCATCCTTTCCCTGCTATGGTGCGCTATTTCCACGACGCCATCGGAACAGAGGCGCGTGAGCAGATTCTCGAAGCAACCGGACGCCTGCCCGATGGCATCGCGGCGTGTGTGGGTGGTGGCTCCAACGCTATTGGTATGTTCCACGCTTTCTTGGACGACCACGACGTTAAAATCTACGGCTTTGAAGCGGGCGGCGACGGTATCGACACCGACCGCCACGCAGCAACCATCAGCCTCGGACGTCCTGGTGTACTGCACGGTGCTATGACCTACCTGATGCAGGATGAAGACGGGCAGACCATCGAGTCGCACTCGATTTCAGCGGGTTTGGACTACCCCGGCGTCGGCCCGGAACACTCTTTCCTCTCTGATATCAAGCGTGTCAGCTACCAGCCTGTCACCGATACTGAGGCGATGGACGCGCTACGTCTGCTCTGCCGCACCGAAGGCATTATTCCCGCCATTGAGTCAGCACACGCGCTTGCAGGTGCCCTGCGTGTGGCACGCGAGTGGGTTGCTGAAGACCCCGAGAACGCTGCTGAAAAAGTGATGGTGGTCTGCCTTTCGGGTCGCGGCGATAAAGACATGAGCACTGCACTTGAATGGTTTGGCTTGGGTAAAGCTATTCCCTCTTCAACTCTGCAAACTGGCAACACCGAGGCAGCGGCAGATGCTGCAACCGAAAGCGAGGGCAAATAA
- the trpC gene encoding indole-3-glycerol phosphate synthase TrpC, translating into MATVLEEIIMGVREDLAARQQTVTLEQLKARVAQMPPALDALAALHGAARDTVEVISEVKRSSPSKGALADIPEPAELAAKYEAGGAAAISVLTEERRFKGSLADLDAVRAAVNIPVLRKDFMVDEYQFWEARAHGADLVLLIVAALDDETLKKFFDLTHELGMNALVETHTPEEIDRAIKLGAKIVGVNVRNLKTLEVDNANYARLAAALPEDAITVAESGVASADDVAEYASHGAQAVLVGEALVKSGDPTQSLQEFRATGKVARASYLTGR; encoded by the coding sequence GTGGCTACTGTACTTGAAGAAATTATTATGGGAGTTCGCGAGGACCTCGCCGCGCGTCAGCAGACGGTAACTCTTGAGCAGCTGAAAGCTCGCGTCGCCCAGATGCCACCGGCCTTGGACGCGCTCGCGGCTTTGCACGGGGCTGCAAGAGATACCGTGGAGGTCATCTCCGAAGTGAAGCGCTCGTCACCATCGAAGGGCGCTCTGGCTGATATTCCTGAGCCTGCAGAACTTGCCGCCAAATATGAAGCTGGGGGAGCAGCGGCTATCTCAGTGCTGACCGAAGAGCGCCGCTTCAAGGGGTCTCTGGCTGACCTTGATGCTGTACGCGCGGCAGTGAATATTCCTGTGCTGCGCAAAGATTTTATGGTCGATGAGTACCAGTTCTGGGAGGCACGTGCCCACGGCGCTGACCTAGTGCTGCTTATCGTCGCCGCTCTTGATGATGAAACCCTCAAAAAGTTCTTTGACCTCACCCATGAGCTGGGTATGAATGCTCTGGTCGAAACCCACACCCCCGAAGAAATTGACCGCGCCATTAAGCTCGGCGCGAAAATTGTGGGTGTGAACGTTCGCAACCTTAAAACCCTTGAGGTTGATAATGCTAACTACGCCCGCCTGGCAGCAGCCCTACCCGAAGACGCCATCACCGTTGCGGAATCGGGCGTTGCCTCAGCAGATGATGTCGCAGAGTACGCCAGCCACGGTGCCCAGGCGGTTCTCGTCGGTGAAGCACTCGTGAAATCAGGTGACCCCACCCAATCACTGCAAGAGTTCAGAGCCACAGGCAAGGTAGCACGCGCGTCCTACCTTACCGGGCGCTAA
- a CDS encoding HGxxPAAW family protein, whose translation MSEQQVRLVPGVVPNNHGNTVASWVLVALMTVGMIVGAVGFSLANLPLLVIGVALMVIGAVAGFALKKAGHGQGGAKTIERAKAKGHH comes from the coding sequence ATGTCTGAACAGCAGGTACGTCTGGTTCCCGGTGTTGTTCCCAATAACCACGGCAATACCGTTGCCTCCTGGGTTCTGGTTGCCCTCATGACCGTTGGCATGATCGTCGGCGCTGTAGGTTTTAGCCTGGCTAACCTTCCCCTGCTGGTTATCGGTGTTGCGCTGATGGTTATCGGTGCGGTTGCTGGTTTTGCGCTCAAGAAAGCCGGTCACGGTCAGGGCGGTGCCAAGACCATCGAGCGCGCAAAAGCTAAGGGTCACCACTAA
- a CDS encoding Trp biosynthesis-associated membrane protein: MHSARLTAVGQPQPAPWKSAGRLMLLALLSGAAAFASTLPTWVYAEVSDVLQNASVAVPGSDAAPGVSALALVVLAATVALRLAPQKVRYFIVAVMVAAGAGMIFSVASVLTDPASAAQATIGSQTGVIGMDAQYSLTIWPWASLIASACVIASAAAMGAASRSWVKNKSKYDKTQRFETQEDFDEIDTWDALTHNFDPTDRR; encoded by the coding sequence ATGCACTCAGCCCGTTTAACCGCAGTGGGTCAGCCCCAGCCTGCCCCCTGGAAGTCAGCCGGGCGTCTCATGCTGCTTGCCCTTTTATCGGGCGCAGCAGCTTTTGCATCCACACTGCCCACCTGGGTGTACGCTGAGGTCAGTGACGTTTTGCAGAACGCTTCGGTTGCTGTACCGGGGTCGGACGCCGCGCCGGGTGTTAGCGCTCTGGCACTGGTCGTTTTGGCGGCGACCGTTGCTTTGCGCCTCGCCCCGCAGAAGGTTCGCTACTTTATCGTTGCGGTCATGGTAGCTGCCGGTGCGGGGATGATCTTCTCGGTTGCTTCAGTTCTGACTGATCCGGCAAGTGCCGCTCAGGCTACGATTGGCTCGCAAACAGGAGTCATCGGCATGGACGCCCAATACTCACTCACCATCTGGCCCTGGGCGTCCTTGATAGCGTCAGCGTGCGTCATTGCCAGTGCCGCAGCGATGGGCGCAGCCTCCCGCTCATGGGTCAAAAATAAGAGCAAATACGATAAAACCCAGCGTTTTGAAACTCAAGAAGATTTCGATGAGATTGATACTTGGGATGCTCTCACCCACAATTTTGATCCCACTGATCGCCGCTAG
- a CDS encoding anthranilate synthase component I, with the protein MQFDELISPSLEEFRALAKDRRVIPVRMKVVADALTPIGLYRVLATEGGSALPGTFLLESAHEGGRWDRYSFVGARSKSTLTTKDGEIFWQGITPNGVPVDGDPVQAIAQTLEMLHTEPLESLPPLTSGLVGYMGWDVVRHWEKLPNPPADDMNLPEFALNLVTDMAIHDSTDGSVLLVANAINFNGTDENVDEAYADALVRLEAMAAKVATPAAASGVSVLTDSRDIEAALAQDVVHTWAEQGFLDAIDKSKKNIIDGDVFQIVISRRFEIENKASALDVYRRLRQLNPSPYMYLFNFEDTEGQPFQIVGSSPEALVTLRDGVASTHPIAGSRPRGATPAEDVALAQELLADEKERSEHLMLIDLARNDLSRIAVPGTVEVTQFMEIERFSHIMHISSTVNAQLDEKFSAYDVLRVAFPAGTLSGAPKPRAMQLLDEYEPTRRGVYGGVCGYFDFAGNMDMAIAIRTAVLKNEKAYVQAGAGIVMDSVPASEALETVNKSAAPLRAVISASTLTALEGK; encoded by the coding sequence ATGCAGTTTGATGAGTTGATTTCTCCTTCACTAGAGGAGTTTCGCGCCCTAGCTAAAGACCGTCGTGTGATCCCGGTGCGTATGAAGGTTGTAGCGGACGCTCTGACCCCCATCGGTTTGTACCGGGTGCTGGCTACCGAAGGCGGCAGTGCGCTGCCTGGCACCTTCTTGCTGGAATCCGCGCATGAGGGTGGCAGATGGGATCGCTACTCTTTTGTGGGTGCGCGTTCAAAATCAACGCTGACCACTAAAGACGGAGAGATTTTCTGGCAGGGCATCACCCCCAATGGTGTGCCGGTCGATGGCGACCCTGTGCAGGCAATTGCTCAAACTCTTGAGATGCTTCACACCGAACCTCTGGAGAGTCTGCCGCCGCTGACGAGCGGTTTGGTGGGCTATATGGGGTGGGACGTGGTGCGCCACTGGGAGAAGCTGCCCAATCCGCCAGCTGATGATATGAATTTGCCAGAATTTGCCCTGAACCTGGTAACTGACATGGCTATTCATGACAGCACGGACGGCTCGGTGCTACTGGTCGCTAACGCCATTAACTTCAACGGCACCGATGAAAATGTCGATGAAGCCTATGCTGATGCGCTGGTACGCCTTGAAGCGATGGCAGCTAAGGTAGCTACACCAGCGGCTGCATCCGGAGTCTCTGTTCTTACAGATTCTCGTGACATCGAAGCGGCTTTAGCTCAGGACGTGGTGCATACCTGGGCTGAGCAGGGCTTCTTGGATGCTATCGATAAATCCAAGAAGAACATTATTGACGGTGATGTTTTCCAGATTGTTATCTCGCGTCGTTTTGAAATTGAAAATAAGGCGAGCGCTCTTGACGTTTATCGCCGCCTGCGCCAGCTGAACCCTTCGCCGTACATGTATCTCTTCAACTTTGAAGATACCGAGGGGCAGCCTTTCCAGATTGTGGGTTCATCACCTGAAGCTCTGGTGACTTTGCGCGACGGCGTGGCATCAACCCACCCGATTGCCGGGTCGCGTCCGCGCGGGGCGACCCCAGCAGAGGATGTCGCTCTGGCGCAGGAGCTGCTGGCTGATGAGAAGGAGCGTTCTGAGCACCTGATGCTCATTGACCTGGCGCGTAATGACCTTTCGCGTATTGCTGTGCCCGGTACGGTTGAGGTGACTCAGTTTATGGAGATTGAGCGGTTCAGCCACATTATGCATATCTCGTCGACGGTCAACGCTCAGCTTGATGAGAAGTTCAGTGCCTACGATGTGCTGCGTGTAGCTTTCCCCGCGGGCACTCTCTCAGGTGCGCCCAAACCGCGCGCTATGCAGCTTTTGGATGAGTATGAGCCTACCCGCCGCGGTGTATACGGCGGTGTTTGCGGCTACTTTGATTTTGCCGGCAACATGGATATGGCGATCGCCATTCGTACTGCCGTTCTCAAAAATGAGAAAGCCTATGTTCAAGCAGGTGCAGGCATCGTTATGGATTCTGTGCCAGCCTCTGAGGCGCTAGAAACCGTTAACAAATCGGCTGCGCCCCTGCGTGCGGTCATTTCTGCTTCAACCCTCACCGCCCTGGAAGGCAAATAA